In a single window of the Micromonospora inositola genome:
- a CDS encoding ATP-binding cassette domain-containing protein → MSSTPTSQLPETGADTVLSLRGITKTFGAVAALTDIDLDVAAGQVVAIVGDNGAGKSTLVKILSGVHAPDSGTISFEGNEVSIPNPAAAHQLGIATVFQDLALCENLNVIENLFLGHELRGLRLDDVAMEVRSWELLRQLSAKIPTVRIPVASLSGGQRQTVAIARSLLGDPKIVILDEPTAALGVAQTAEVLNLIERLRERGHGVIMISHNMADVKAVADTVAVLRLGRNNGVFAVDEVSPQDIIAAITGATDNVVAQRSARRAQPTTTTEGRTQP, encoded by the coding sequence ATGTCGTCAACGCCGACCAGCCAACTTCCGGAAACCGGGGCCGACACCGTCCTGTCGCTCCGCGGCATCACCAAGACGTTCGGCGCCGTCGCCGCCCTGACCGACATCGACCTCGACGTGGCCGCCGGCCAGGTGGTGGCGATCGTCGGTGACAACGGTGCCGGCAAGTCGACCCTCGTGAAGATCCTTTCCGGTGTCCACGCTCCGGACTCCGGGACCATCAGCTTCGAGGGCAACGAGGTCTCCATCCCGAACCCGGCCGCCGCCCACCAGCTCGGCATCGCCACGGTCTTCCAGGATCTCGCGCTGTGCGAGAACCTCAACGTGATCGAGAACCTTTTCCTCGGACACGAGCTGCGCGGGCTGCGCCTCGACGACGTGGCCATGGAGGTCCGCTCGTGGGAACTGCTGCGGCAACTGTCCGCCAAGATCCCGACCGTCCGGATCCCCGTCGCCTCGCTCTCCGGCGGCCAGCGCCAGACCGTCGCTATCGCCCGGTCGCTCCTGGGCGATCCCAAGATCGTGATCCTGGATGAACCCACCGCCGCTCTCGGTGTGGCACAGACAGCCGAGGTGCTCAACCTCATCGAGCGCCTCCGCGAACGCGGCCACGGCGTGATCATGATCAGCCACAACATGGCGGACGTGAAGGCCGTCGCCGACACCGTGGCCGTGCTGCGGCTGGGCCGCAACAACGGGGTCTTCGCGGTGGACGAGGTCTCACCACAGGACATCATCGCCGCGATCACCGGCGCCACCGACAACGTCGTCGCTCAACGTAGCGCGCGGCGCGCCCAGCCGACAACGACCACCGAAGGGAGGACCCAGCCGTGA